A genomic stretch from Lysobacter soyae includes:
- a CDS encoding SIMPL domain-containing protein: protein MEKSEMRISCALALTMAFLTANAWAGTPLPDGPHVVTSGRATSSARADIADLSVTAAFTDETGIRAKERTDAAVALLLASLKRMNVSDSDISASTLAVREDFTYENGKMTKRGIVASRSVKFKLRDVSKIDAVMNAVLDAGVSRIEDPKFTSSSADAIRSALRAEASQKAHASATVLAAGFNAALGKVYSINSVQSTSYAQYAPSPNAGYMNAITVNASKPLSGPSVYLVPELVFEESINVVYSIQP from the coding sequence ATGGAAAAGAGCGAAATGCGTATTTCGTGTGCACTTGCCTTGACGATGGCCTTCCTTACGGCAAACGCATGGGCCGGTACGCCGTTGCCCGATGGTCCACATGTCGTCACTAGTGGGCGCGCGACATCTTCCGCACGCGCGGACATCGCCGATTTGAGCGTCACTGCCGCGTTCACCGACGAGACCGGGATTCGCGCCAAAGAACGTACTGATGCCGCAGTCGCTTTGCTTCTCGCATCATTAAAGCGAATGAATGTCTCGGATTCTGATATTTCCGCGTCAACGCTGGCAGTACGCGAGGACTTTACTTATGAGAACGGCAAGATGACCAAGCGCGGCATCGTGGCCAGTCGTTCGGTGAAGTTCAAATTGCGCGACGTTTCCAAGATAGATGCGGTCATGAACGCGGTGCTGGATGCGGGCGTTTCGCGAATTGAAGACCCGAAATTCACATCGAGCAGCGCTGATGCAATTCGTAGCGCTTTGCGCGCCGAGGCGTCACAGAAAGCCCATGCGAGTGCTACGGTATTGGCAGCCGGTTTCAATGCCGCGCTTGGAAAGGTTTACAGCATCAATAGCGTCCAAAGCACGTCCTACGCACAGTACGCGCCCTCTCCCAACGCCGGTTACATGAACGCCATCACGGTCAATGCATCGAAACCGTTGTCGGGTCCTTCTGTGTACTTGGTGCCTGAGCTGGTGTTTGAAGAATCCATCAATGTCGTCTACTCCATCCAACCCTGA